The Bos indicus x Bos taurus breed Angus x Brahman F1 hybrid chromosome 3, Bos_hybrid_MaternalHap_v2.0, whole genome shotgun sequence genome includes a window with the following:
- the SHISAL2A gene encoding protein shisa-like-2A gives MSGACTSYVSAEQEVVRGFSCPRPGGEAAAVFCCGFRDHKYCCDDPHSFFPYEHSYMWWLSIGALVGLSIAAVVLLAFIVTACVLCYLFISSKPHTKLDPGLNLQTTDPDEAPSDCQGRNTGNSVEVRGVSPLRQSHPFLNSWLDCNEEQAKDPKRLLQHCFMATVTASDLPGSPEEVPVHSLLYPAP, from the exons ATGAGCGGCGCCTGCACGAGCTACGTGAGCGCCGAGCAGGAGGTGGTGCGTGGCTTCAGCTGCCCGCGGCCGGGGGGCGAGGCGGCCGCCGTCTTCTGCTGCGGCTTCCGCGACCACAAGTACTGCTGCGACGACCCGCACAGCTTCTTCCCCTACGAGCACAGCTACATGTGGTGGCTCAG TATTGGTGCTCTTGTGGGCCTGTCCATAGCAGCAGTGGTCCTCCTGGCCTTCATTGTCACTGCCTGTGTGCTTTGTTACCTGTTCATCAGCTCAAAACCCCACACAAAGTTGGACCCAGGCTTAAACTTACAGACTACAG ACCCTGATGAGGCACCCTCTGATTGCCAAGGTAGAAACACAGGCAACTCGGTGGAGGTGCGAGGAGTGAGCCCTCTCAGGCAGAGCCACCCCTTCCTGAACTCCTGGCTGGACTGCAATGAGGAGCAGGCTAAGGATCCCAAACGCCTCCTCCAGCACTGCTTCATGGCTACAGTGACCGCCAGTGACCTTCCAGGGAGCCCTGAGGAGGTTCCTGTCCACAGTCTACTATACCCAGCCCCATAA